The DNA region GCCGGGGCTCGTCCGCATGTCCGTCGGCTACAACGGCACGCTCGAGCAGCGGTGGGCGCAGTTCGAGCGCGCGCTCGCGCTCAtgcagccgccgctgccatcgccgacggcggcggcggcggcggcgacggcgctgctGCACCACAAGGCCGCCGCCGACCGCGACGTCCCCGACGCCGGCAACAGCAACCACCGCAAGCACTGACCGATGTCCGACTCCAAATGTGTGCTGGCAGGGTGATATGTGCGTGTTTCTGGTGTATATTATACTATTATTACTACCATTTAAGTAAGTAAGGGTAAGGTTAAGCACCGTCTGACCCCTCTGGTTCAGATGGATAAGCCAGCGAGTGTAAGCCGCTTCATCTCTGGGGATCCTGAAAACGGACCTGAATAAGTGTAATCAGTGTGCTACTTAATCTGAACTTGTTGCAGGAAGATACATGCAGCTCCTTGGCCACTGCTTGCTATGCTAGCAAGATTTCATAGTTCAGCGGTGAAAGCGTCTCGCTACTCTTCATCTGAACATTGTTCTGTGATGTTTGGTACTGAGATTCATATCCCTGTACATGATCAGGCAGTCTGAAAGACGTTCTGGATCATTTTCTTCGGAGCCGCCATCGCCGCGGACTCGAGCTCTTCGATCTCAGCAGGGCTCAGCCTCCAGCCTAGCGCGCCCAGGTTCTCCTCCACGTGCCTGACCGTTTTCACGCCTGGGATCGGAATCGCGCCTTTGCAGATGCACCAGTTTATGGCCACCTGCGTTGAGAAACTTCGTCAGAAGTTCAGATGAACACACATTTACACAAACTCAATCACAAGAAACACATCACGAACAGATGCCATATTAGTTGTGGCATGCCCATACAACTGCGGTTCCGAGTTCAGGGTTCAGACATGCCACCCCGTCTTTTGCTCAATTCATGCTTGCACTGTGTGCATGAAAAAGTACCTGAGACATGGTTTTCCCCTTCTTTTCTGCAATCCTTCTCAGACAGGACAGCAAAGACTCCAAGCCAGGAAGAATTTGCCGGAACAACACAGACCTGCAGTGCAGAGAACGGAAGATCAGACCCTGAAAACATGCACTTGTCACCTGTCAAAACAAGAGTTCAGAAACAAAAAAAGGCTCCCAATCCCATCACCTTGGTCCTTTTGGAAGGTTAGAAGAATCATACTTTCCAGTCAACATCCCTAATCCAAGCGGACTGTACGCGATGACACGAATGCCCAATGAGTCACACACGGTTTTCAGTTCCATCTGTTCGTCACCCATGCTCAGTAGCGAGAACTGAACCTGCACGGCTTATTACTTTCAGATAATGCAATAATGAATATAAAGTTCGACAAGACATAGAGCTAACAATTTTTCTGCAGGCTAGCTACCTGAGCTGAGCTCAAGGGAACACCTTTAGAAGCTAGATAGCTGTAAATCTTCAGAAGCTGCTTTGGCCCGTAATTGCTGACACCGACGGCACGAACGAGACCCTGAGAATCAAAAACTTTCAGTCAGACTATGTACCTAACTGACCAAATAATATGATTGGTATTTGCCATTGATTATACTAAGTGGAATCCAGTAACTTGAAATAATGACATGACATGATATATGATGTGTATGTTTCCAAGTGCAGTGACCTTGTCATACATTTCAACTAGACCATCCCAGAGAGCACGCTCCTGCAAAGGTGCATAGTTAGCAGTGGACCAATGCAGTTGTCCTATTCCGAGCCGATCCAGTTGCAACCTTTCCAAAGATGATCTGAAAATAGACACTTCGTGGGTAACTCTCAGACTAATGGCCATGTTATGCTCAATGTTTGCTTAATGATTTTTGAGCTAAAGCTTTTGTGCTAATGTTCTACAAATTAAGATGTTCTGAAGAAAAACTGTACTGAGCAAGTGAAATGTGGCTGATGTACATTAAGCAAACAAATTGGGAGAATACTTGCAGGCGCCGACAAACTGGCCCGATGTAAGTCGCCAAGGATATGCAGCAAACTTCGTTGCAATGACCACATCATCCGGAGATTTAATCGGCCCTGCGACAGCAGAAGGGAACAACATTAGATAAAACCACTGTAACTGAAAATCTGACAGAAATAGCATCAGTTCATGGATTCCTGAAACCATTTTGAGTCCTTGTGTTATTCTAACCTTCAAACTCACGTATAAATCTACCGAGTAGCCGTTCGCTCTGTCCATTCAGCTTTCCAGTTCCGTAAGAGTCAGCAGTGTCAAAAAGGTTTATGCCATTCCTCAGAGCCAGATTGAAGCACTCCCGAAGTTCACTGTCCATGCTTTCTTGATAGCCCCAAAGAAGCTGGTTTCCCCAGGCCCACGTTCCAAAGCCCATGGGGGAAACAGAAAGGGGACCGActttcacctatatttgtgcGCAACAGTGTTACCATCAGGATATTCCGTTGACGAAAGAATGGGAATTTATTGAATTAACAGCAAACACTTTGAACTATGCAGATACTGTAGTGTGTCCTGGTTCAGACTTCAGACAGAAATGTGACCTTTTTTTTGGCTCAGTAGAGGTGATTCAAGTTATTTAGAAGCCTGAATCTATCAGATATGGAACTTAAATGTTTCCCATGTCCATAAGAAACTATACAAGATCAAACTTGAAACATTCCCTAGCTCAGGTCAATATCCTCAGCTTACTTTGCCAAATGCAACATATTTTGAAGAGGTGATCTGATGCAGAGAGTCGAAATCATGTCTTTAACTAAATCCTATAACTCAGAGAAGCTTTTGTAATGAGATGTGATGCGAGAGCGGAAATCATGTCTTTCCGGTTACAAATCGTGCATAAAAGCTACTAGGTTGTGTCAGTATCTGTTTAGCGTGGTGGAGCAGTGGATTTCTGCTAATCCCTCTGTTGTGATGTCCTCAATTTAGTTTTCTCTGTGATTTCCTGTGTTGGCCCAAATAAATTTTCATTAACTCTCTCAAAGAGGTCCAAAGGGCAGTCCTATACTCCAAACAGCATATTCAGAAAATATACAACTAGACCCTTAATACCCCTTACTAGACTCTTAAGACACTCTAAGACACCGATACAAGCATATTCCAGTGAATATGCTATAACACGACACAAAGACTTAAAGAGAAAAGTGGTGCTTTAACATGGGCACCAGCCTTCTTCTATCAATTCTCCCCCTAAGTCTTGTGGAGTCTTCTAAGCGATCTTGATCATCCTAATCTTGAACCGCAACTCCTGAAACTTGACTCTCCCATGGGATTTGGTGAGAAAATCAGCGAGCTGGTCCTGCGTGTTGATGTAGTTGGCCTTGACACTCCAATCCTCCAAGCAGCCCCTTGTGAAGTGATACTTCACCCTGATGTGATTGCTGTGCTCATGGAAGACGGGGTTTTTTGCCGGATTTGCTATCCACCCGGTGCTCCACTACTTCGGCATCTATACCAAGGAGATCACCAAGCAGTCGAGCCAGCCAGATCGCCTGCATCGAAGTGGAAGTAGCGGCGATGTACTCTGCCTCACATCTAGACAAAGCCACCACCTGTTGCTTGACCGACTGCTAGCTGACGAGACACTTGCCGAGGAAGAACATCGCCCGCTCGTGCTCTTGCTCGTGTCGATGTCGCCAGCGTGGTCGCTGTCACTACAGCCGATGAAGTGTGCCGCATCGGGACACCTCGGGTAGTGCAGGCCGTAGTCGAGGGTGCCTGCGATGTAGCAGATGATCCTCTTGACGGCTTGTAAATGCTCCGCCGTCGATCGCTACATGAACCGACTGACGTAGCCGATGGCGAATGCTAAGTCTGGCCACGTGTGGGTGAGGTAGCGAAGGCTCCCCTCAAGGCGCCGGTACTCCTTGGTGTCGACCTCCTCCGCGGTGCTGTCGTGGCTCAGCTTTAGCCTCTCCTCCATCGGAGTGAGAGAGGGGTTGCAATCAGTGAGCCCATCTAGCTCAACGATGCGCTTGGCGTAGGCAGTCTGTCGGAGACTGGTGCCGGAGTCGTCCTGGTGCACCTCGATCCCCAAGTAGAAGAGGGGCCCCAGGTCGCTCATCTGGAAGGCGGCCTTCATCTCCTCCTCGAATGCCTCCACCTCATCGTTCTTGGcgccggtgatcaccaagtCATCGATGTAGACGGCCACCAGCAGGGCATTGCAGCCCTTGCCCCGCCGATAGATGGCCGCTTCGTGCGGGCTTTGCACGAACCCCATGGCCTGAGGGTCGCGTCCAGCTTGGTGTTCCATGCCCGCGGTGCCTGTCACAAGCCGTAGAGGGCCTTACGCAGGCGAAGTACCTTGCCCTCCATGCCGGGGATGACGAATCCCCGCGGTTGGTGGACgtagacctcctccttcaagTCGCCGTTGAGAAAGGCAGACTTGACATCCATGTGGTGGACGCGCCAGCCCTCCTGGGCTGCTAGTGCGAGGAGGAGACGCATGGACTCCATCCATGCGACAGGTGTGAAGGCATCGTCAAAGTCGACTCCCTCCTACTGCACGAACCCGCGTGCAACCGGTCAGGCCTTATGCTTGACGATCGCACCGGCTTCATCTTTCTtcagcttgaacacccacttgagGGTGATCACGCGGTGGCAAGCGGGGAGATCAACCAGCTCCCAGGTCTGGTTCCTCTCGACggcgtccacctccagctgcatcGCGGCGCGCCAGGCTGCGTGTCCCTCCGCCTCCGCAAAAGAACGCAGctctgaaagtgcatctaggctcctaattgattttggtgattcttgacaatcacaatttgggatatgatgctttgatgaagttgtgtgcaggaaTAAAATGAAAGAATTGAGAAGAAGATAAAAAAAAGATCCCCAATTCAAATATGTATGGTGGTGGAGTTCACTGATGATTTAATTCAGATCttcattttgaatttgagtataggaccacCGTAGTATAAAGGGGGATGTTGTCGATTGATCCAGATTGTCAAAGTGCTTCCGTTTGAGATGAAATTCTTTCTTGAGAAAATCTACCTTCAAAATTcatctgggtcggatgatccagccctaggccggatgatccggcctgccAGCAAATTTTTCTCTGCcccaggccggatgatccgatcTTCCTGGCTGTTCCCCTCTgtgctgggtcggatgatccgacccTAGGCCTGATGATCCGGCCATGGGAGTTGTGTAGTGTATTTTGACCTATTCTGTTGCTTGCTCGGATGATCCGGACTAacaccggatgatccggtacccCTCAGAAATACACATAATGGTCACTTGAGgtgggtggggtatttataccctttcACCTCCCTCATTCATTGCTGCTGCTTCCCACGACTTAACACACCTTCACAGCATTCATTTCAACCCTCCCCTCCATCCAAGAGCTTGATTCTTGCAAGGATTCACCTAGGGATTGAGAGGGAGTGAAATTTAGGGTGTGGGAAGAGAGCACTTCGTGGGCTTTCACTTGTTCATCTCaagaagcacttgaagcatcctttgattcgtcgatttgcgtttgttactcttggagcccagctcctagacggttagaggcgCCGGTAAGCTTCCATTCCTTTGTGGTTTGAGCTcccggaagtttgtattacccctcTCTTTGTGAGATAAATAGTAAGTAACTCAATCCTCCATTGTGGTTGATTGTGGGAGACTTGGGGCTAGTGAcagcccggctctttgtgagcatctcaacggagacgtaacTCCTTTATGGAGTAAATTTCGgattaaatcttgtgtctccATTTACTTATTGTTGTTCATATCGTTCTTGAACTTGTTTCGACCCGATCTACTAGATAAGTGTAGATCTCGTATATTGGATTCCTGCATAGGCTTTGCAATACCTTTTACCAACTTTGTATTCAAAGTGAATCGTCAAAAGTTaagtatattttgaatttagttgTTGGTTATTTTCTCTCAGCTGGAAGATCCGACcttaggccggatcatccgccGCCCGGAAGATCCGACCCTTGGCCGGATCATCCGGAACCCGAAAGATCCGACCTTGAGCCAGATCATCCGGCCGCTGACGTTTTTTCTGCCAAGATTTTCAGGAAAAATTTGaacaaggcctattcaccccccctctaggcctagtGTTGGTCCTTTCAAGCTCGCCGTCATTGTGCGCCATGTGCAACTCCACCTCCAAGGCGTACCGTACAAGTCCAGGCACCGGCTGCTCGCCGAGGATGTCCTCCACGGAGCGGTACTGCAGAGGCTCGCCATTGTGGTACGCGTCAACGCGATCCTCATCGTTGGAGAGCGGCGTGAGGAAGTCCACCGAGCGATGCTCGTCGCATACCGAAGCTGGCGGTGTCGAGCCTGGAGAAGCGGGTGCCGGCGTAGGTGTATGGGGCGTCGGCGTAGACGTACGAGGCGTCGACGTAGGAGAACGGGGCGTGGCCGGCGGTGTCGGTGGAGGTGGGCTCGCCAGAGATGGTGGCGATCCCGAAGCTGGGATAGGCACGCTCGGTGAAGAAGAGCTGCCAGCTCCCCTAGCTCCCTCGAAGTAGACGTACTCGACGACGAAGTCACTGATTGTCGATGTCGAGCCGTCATCCACCACCTTGTCCCACGCCCAACCTCTCCCTCGTCAAACACAACATCGCGCGCGAAGCGCACATGATGTGTAACAGGGTCGAGGATGCGGTAGGCCTTAACACCATCCGCGTAGCCTATGAAGACCCCTGGAGTGCTCCAGTCGTCGAGCTTGCCGATGTGGCCAAGCTCCTTGACGAACGCGACGCAGCCGAAGATGCGGAGGTGGCTGACCTCCGGCGTGCGGTTGTGTCACACCTCGTATGTCGTCTTGCTGTTGAGTGCCTTGGTAGGCGAGCGGTTGAGCAGGTGAATGGCGGTCAGCACTGCCTCACCCCAGTAGATGGCCGGCATCCCCCTTTGCTTGAGGAGAGCACTAGCGGTGGCCACCACCATCTGGCTGCGGCGCTCGATGATGCCGTTCTGCTACAGAGTGTACGGTGCAAAGTAGTGGCGTTGGATGCCCTCGTCGGCGCAGTACGCCGCGAACTCAGCTGCCATGAAATCGCCGCCGTTGTCCGTGTGGAGCACACGAAGCTTGCGGCCA from Panicum hallii strain FIL2 chromosome 9, PHallii_v3.1, whole genome shotgun sequence includes:
- the LOC112874213 gene encoding pyridoxal reductase, chloroplastic isoform X2, yielding MGFGTWAWGNQLLWGYQESMDSELRECFNLALRNGINLFDTADSYGTGKLNGQSERLLGRFIREFEGPIKSPDDVVIATKFAAYPWRLTSGQFVGACKSSLERLQLDRLGIGQLHWSTANYAPLQERALWDGLVEMYDKGLVRAVGVSNYGPKQLLKIYSYLASKGVPLSSAQVQFSLLSMGDEQMELKTVCDSLGIRVIAYSPLGLGMLTGKYDSSNLPKGPRSVLFRQILPGLESLLSCLRRIAEKKGKTMSQVAINWCICKGAIPIPGVKTVRHVEENLGALGWRLSPAEIEELESAAMAAPKKMIQNVFQTA
- the LOC112874213 gene encoding pyridoxal reductase, chloroplastic isoform X1, which translates into the protein MALPPAAGAAAPAMPFAGQPRGHGLRRPAPAPPGAALRLGPLFWPWEKVKVGPLSVSPMGFGTWAWGNQLLWGYQESMDSELRECFNLALRNGINLFDTADSYGTGKLNGQSERLLGRFIREFEGPIKSPDDVVIATKFAAYPWRLTSGQFVGACKSSLERLQLDRLGIGQLHWSTANYAPLQERALWDGLVEMYDKGLVRAVGVSNYGPKQLLKIYSYLASKGVPLSSAQVQFSLLSMGDEQMELKTVCDSLGIRVIAYSPLGLGMLTGKYDSSNLPKGPRSVLFRQILPGLESLLSCLRRIAEKKGKTMSQVAINWCICKGAIPIPGVKTVRHVEENLGALGWRLSPAEIEELESAAMAAPKKMIQNVFQTA